Proteins co-encoded in one Halodesulfovibrio marinisediminis DSM 17456 genomic window:
- a CDS encoding hybrid sensor histidine kinase/response regulator, producing the protein MGARFLHLILLALLTFILTVSSAFASPASTAKQRKNILYLNSYHNGYAWSDNLLEGFKERIQDSPYSIMLQVEYLDSKKFPYGEAVKHVMDLFRRKFAHTSFDLITVSDNDAFNFINTYGEELFPGVPVVFVGVNDFKPEQIEGKEITGVMETFDVASNIRLALEMHPNLKQMIVIGDESVTGKAIRKQVVEGIPKIDKGLKVQFWTDLPHKEIIHRVKQVSPDTFFYFIPMYREIDGKFYSAQELLQKVHDNTSAPLYSNWRFLLGHGILGGRLISGLTDGQKAAELGLQILDGTPASDIPVISKTESPWAFDYNELKRLHLSERELPAPAIMINAPSRFYELNKQVFWTIIVSLILLTITLVLLVMNILEKKSVEQKIKDQLSFLRLLMDTIPIPIYSKDKYGRYQQCNLAFEKFFGIQRDDILNCNEWELQEFGLSQLQHPVDHQLLQQQGESIYEQTISSREGSVHNILLHKATNVNARGEIAGMVGVIFDFTDRKKAEDSLRFAEEKYRSIFENSPLGIFRVRPSGAFVDVNPAFARMIGYSTPEEFIAHENNALEELLKDVDFHKARANEILTFERTLLRPDNTTIAANMSVRVVRDRLNNIELLEGFSENITTRKRAEKALRNSERMLQSVMDNIPQLVSWKSTDLRYMGSNRSFDIFFGVKHARDLIGKNDSEFLFDKQDAVAIQQAENTVLAHNIPQLKSKERITDKDGNLVWLEINRLPLHGDKGEIVGMLTTAEDITQRIDLERQLLQSQKMEAIGTLAGGIAHDFNNILTSIINSIELALIDIDEETLEYNDLSRALRAAQHGSSLVKKILTFSKPSVAGFRTTDLLEVMNESVGLISASLPRNISIETAYYVDHAHTFGDPTQMNQVIMNMCTNSFQALREYGGRLRLEVNKEYLTKEKANQFNIPEGEYFKLVIEDNGPGITSDIQDKIFDPFFTTKGKTEGTGLGLSVVLGIIKGHGGGVEVSSIPFVRTAFTIYLPHIDKPALEAEDQHSENIFQGEGRILFVEDDSDQLETIPRVLRNLGYEVDPVGDAAVAANMISERPDAWDLVITDFDMPELNGLELAKHISHVAPDLPVIMVSGRNIAAKGAEDIPSVKTLVSKPYNSSIIAKAITSVLHP; encoded by the coding sequence ATGGGTGCACGTTTTTTACACTTAATATTGTTAGCGCTTCTAACTTTCATACTGACGGTTTCGAGCGCTTTTGCCAGTCCTGCCTCTACGGCGAAACAACGCAAAAACATCCTCTATCTTAACTCCTACCACAACGGATATGCATGGTCTGACAATCTGCTCGAAGGCTTTAAAGAGCGGATTCAGGACAGCCCGTACTCCATCATGTTGCAAGTGGAGTATCTCGACTCCAAAAAATTTCCATACGGTGAAGCGGTAAAACACGTCATGGACCTGTTCCGACGTAAATTCGCTCACACCTCTTTTGACCTGATCACAGTTTCCGACAACGACGCATTTAACTTCATTAATACATACGGGGAGGAACTATTCCCCGGTGTTCCTGTTGTTTTTGTCGGGGTTAACGACTTCAAGCCAGAACAGATTGAAGGCAAAGAAATCACAGGCGTCATGGAAACATTCGACGTCGCTTCAAACATTCGTCTTGCTTTAGAAATGCACCCAAACCTGAAGCAGATGATTGTCATTGGCGATGAATCTGTTACCGGCAAAGCAATCCGCAAACAAGTTGTTGAAGGCATTCCTAAAATTGACAAAGGGTTAAAAGTTCAATTTTGGACAGACCTACCTCACAAGGAAATAATTCACCGCGTCAAACAGGTGTCACCTGATACCTTTTTCTACTTTATTCCGATGTATCGGGAAATTGACGGTAAATTCTATTCCGCACAGGAACTGCTGCAAAAAGTACACGACAACACATCCGCGCCGCTTTACTCCAACTGGAGATTCCTGCTCGGGCACGGTATCCTTGGCGGCAGACTCATTTCCGGCCTTACTGACGGTCAGAAAGCTGCTGAACTCGGCTTACAGATTCTCGACGGCACCCCTGCCAGCGACATTCCAGTAATCTCAAAAACAGAATCCCCGTGGGCATTCGATTACAACGAACTGAAACGCCTCCACTTAAGTGAACGTGAACTGCCGGCACCGGCAATCATGATCAACGCCCCTAGCCGTTTCTACGAACTAAACAAACAGGTTTTCTGGACAATTATTGTCAGCCTTATCTTGCTCACCATCACTCTTGTGTTGTTGGTGATGAATATTCTTGAAAAAAAATCCGTAGAGCAGAAAATTAAGGATCAGCTGTCATTCCTGCGTCTGCTTATGGACACCATCCCTATCCCTATCTACTCAAAGGATAAATACGGACGATACCAACAGTGCAACTTGGCCTTTGAGAAATTCTTCGGCATCCAACGTGATGACATTCTGAACTGTAATGAATGGGAATTACAGGAATTCGGCCTCTCCCAATTGCAACATCCTGTTGACCATCAACTTTTACAGCAACAAGGCGAATCCATCTACGAGCAGACTATTTCTTCCCGTGAAGGCAGTGTGCACAACATCCTTCTGCACAAGGCAACCAACGTGAACGCACGTGGTGAAATCGCAGGCATGGTAGGCGTTATCTTCGACTTCACAGACCGTAAAAAAGCAGAAGATAGCTTACGCTTTGCAGAAGAAAAGTACCGCTCCATATTCGAAAATTCTCCGCTCGGCATTTTCCGTGTGCGTCCTTCCGGTGCGTTTGTTGACGTAAACCCTGCGTTTGCAAGAATGATAGGCTACTCCACTCCTGAAGAATTTATAGCGCATGAAAACAATGCACTGGAAGAATTGCTTAAGGATGTGGACTTCCATAAAGCACGCGCCAACGAAATTTTGACATTCGAACGCACACTGCTGCGTCCGGATAATACAACCATCGCTGCAAACATGTCTGTACGAGTTGTGCGAGACCGCCTTAATAACATTGAACTTCTGGAAGGCTTCTCAGAAAACATCACTACCCGTAAACGTGCAGAAAAAGCATTACGTAATTCAGAGCGCATGCTGCAGTCAGTTATGGATAACATCCCGCAGCTTGTTTCTTGGAAAAGCACAGACCTTCGCTACATGGGTAGCAACCGCTCCTTTGATATATTCTTCGGAGTAAAACACGCCCGCGACCTTATAGGCAAAAATGATTCCGAATTCTTATTCGACAAGCAGGATGCCGTAGCCATACAGCAAGCTGAAAACACAGTGCTTGCCCATAATATTCCGCAGTTAAAATCAAAAGAGCGAATTACCGACAAAGATGGTAACCTTGTATGGCTGGAAATCAACCGCCTGCCACTCCATGGCGATAAAGGTGAAATTGTCGGCATGTTGACTACTGCGGAAGACATTACACAGCGTATCGACCTTGAACGCCAATTGCTGCAATCGCAGAAAATGGAAGCTATCGGTACACTTGCAGGTGGCATTGCGCATGACTTCAACAACATTCTTACATCAATTATCAACTCCATTGAGCTGGCTCTAATCGATATTGATGAAGAAACACTCGAATACAACGACCTTAGCCGTGCATTACGCGCTGCACAGCATGGCAGCAGTCTGGTAAAAAAGATTCTGACATTCAGCAAACCATCAGTTGCCGGATTCCGGACTACGGATCTTCTTGAAGTCATGAACGAATCAGTAGGACTTATTTCTGCTTCCCTGCCGCGTAACATTAGTATTGAGACCGCGTACTATGTTGACCATGCACATACATTCGGTGACCCGACGCAGATGAATCAGGTCATTATGAACATGTGCACCAACTCATTCCAGGCATTGCGCGAATATGGCGGCCGCCTGCGACTGGAAGTAAACAAAGAATATCTGACTAAAGAAAAAGCAAATCAGTTTAATATTCCAGAAGGCGAATACTTCAAACTGGTCATTGAAGACAACGGTCCTGGCATCACATCAGACATTCAGGACAAAATTTTCGACCCGTTCTTCACCACAAAAGGAAAAACAGAAGGGACCGGTTTAGGGCTTTCTGTTGTACTGGGTATTATTAAAGGTCACGGCGGGGGAGTTGAGGTAAGCAGCATTCCGTTTGTGCGGACTGCGTTTACTATTTACCTGCCCCACATTGATAAGCCTGCTCTGGAAGCAGAAGACCAACACTCAGAGAATATCTTCCAAGGAGAAGGGCGAATTCTTTTTGTAGAAGATGATTCGGACCAGCTTGAAACTATCCCTAGAGTTCTCAGAAACTTAGGGTATGAGGTTGACCCAGTGGGTGATGCTGCGGTAGCAGCTAATATGATTAGCGAGCGTCCTGATGCGTGGGATCTTGTCATCACTGATTTTGACATGCCAGAACTGAACGGACTTGAACTGGCAAAACACATCAGCCACGTAGCACCGGATCTTCCTGTAATTATGGTTTCCGGTCGAAACATTGCAGCCAAGGGCGCCGAAGACATCCCGTCGGTTAAAACTCTTGTCAGCAAACCATACAACAGTTCAATAATTGCGAAAGCAATTACGTCTGTGCTTCACCCGTAG
- a CDS encoding sigma-54-dependent transcriptional regulator, with product MPNILIIDDDVNICETFESLLSRLQYDCATAQTIAQGFDRLREQDFDVLFLDVRLPDGNGLDYLSDISHFDNPPEVIILTGDGDPAGAETAIQRGVWDYLVKPASIKEITQTLKRVLKYRQEKLDKRSDTKTLEIAHMVGTSSVIRNCFNLMAQAASTDANVLITGETGTGKELTARTIHANSKRNQGDFVVVDCAALTETLLESTLFGHKKGAFTDAQTDKDGLVKLADNGTLFLDEVGEMPLTIQKSFLRFLQERVFRPVGGTVEEKSNFRLVSATNRDLEAMVKKGEFRQDLFFRLKTVHIELPALRLRNDDLELLSKFRLEQLCIQYGIPVKNFSADFFPMLAKYDWPGNVRELFNALEQALVAAGSESVLYARHLPADIRIKIAKANLLREPEIQATEVEPLSVSEKSDQQSSAPFSFSFDALPTLRQFKSDMEKKYLLQLIAQHGSNLHEMLETSGLSRSHFYALLKKYNISL from the coding sequence ATGCCCAACATTCTAATAATTGATGATGATGTTAACATTTGTGAGACATTTGAGAGTCTTCTTTCACGTCTGCAATACGATTGTGCCACTGCGCAAACTATAGCGCAGGGTTTTGATCGACTCCGAGAGCAAGACTTTGACGTGCTCTTTCTTGACGTCCGCCTGCCGGACGGCAACGGACTGGACTACCTGTCCGACATCTCACATTTTGATAATCCGCCGGAAGTCATCATCCTCACCGGTGACGGCGACCCTGCCGGTGCTGAAACCGCTATCCAACGTGGAGTTTGGGATTACCTCGTAAAACCAGCATCCATTAAAGAAATCACCCAGACGCTTAAACGCGTCCTTAAATATCGTCAGGAAAAACTGGATAAACGCAGCGATACCAAAACATTGGAAATTGCCCACATGGTGGGCACAAGCTCTGTTATCCGCAACTGTTTTAACCTGATGGCTCAAGCGGCCTCTACGGATGCCAACGTGCTTATCACCGGTGAAACCGGTACAGGCAAGGAACTTACAGCACGTACCATCCATGCGAACAGTAAGCGCAATCAAGGTGACTTTGTCGTCGTAGACTGTGCTGCTCTTACCGAAACCCTTCTTGAGTCCACCTTGTTCGGACACAAAAAAGGCGCCTTTACCGACGCCCAGACAGACAAAGACGGACTGGTTAAGCTGGCAGATAACGGCACCCTCTTCCTTGACGAAGTAGGTGAAATGCCTCTCACCATCCAAAAATCTTTCCTCCGCTTCCTTCAGGAACGCGTGTTTCGTCCTGTGGGGGGCACCGTAGAAGAAAAAAGTAACTTCCGTCTTGTTTCCGCGACTAACCGTGACCTGGAAGCCATGGTTAAAAAGGGAGAATTCCGTCAAGATCTTTTCTTCCGCCTCAAAACCGTCCATATTGAACTTCCAGCTCTTCGTTTACGTAATGATGACCTTGAGTTACTCTCTAAATTCAGGCTTGAGCAGCTCTGCATACAATATGGAATTCCTGTAAAGAATTTTTCAGCGGACTTTTTCCCAATGCTGGCAAAATACGACTGGCCTGGGAACGTGCGTGAATTATTTAACGCCCTTGAGCAGGCGTTAGTCGCAGCCGGATCAGAGTCTGTCCTATACGCCAGACACCTTCCTGCTGATATACGTATCAAAATTGCAAAAGCGAATTTACTCCGTGAGCCGGAAATTCAGGCAACAGAGGTTGAACCACTTTCCGTGTCTGAAAAATCAGACCAGCAAAGTTCGGCTCCATTCTCGTTCTCTTTTGATGCGCTGCCGACCTTACGGCAATTTAAATCGGATATGGAAAAGAAGTACCTTTTACAGCTCATCGCGCAACATGGATCTAACCTTCATGAAATGCTGGAAACTTCCGGTTTATCCCGTTCCCATTTCTATGCGCTGCTTAAAAAGTATAATATATCCTTATAA